Genomic window (Subtercola endophyticus):
GAGCGAACCTGGGACTCGAGGGCATTGCGTACGTTCCCGATTCGTACCTCACCTCGAAGGGATTCGTCGATGAGAAGACGGGCGCGGTCTACAACCCCGCCACGTATGCGAACCACGGTGACGGCCTCTACTTCGTGGGGCTCGAAGGCACCGGATCGATCTACGCCTACGCGCTCGATCAGACCGACGGTTCGAAGTTCACGCGGGTCGCCACGATCGAAAGCGGATTCCCGTCGATTATGGAGGTGCAGTACGACCCCGAGAAGGCGGCAATCTGGGCGGTCTGCGACAACACCTGCGGCGGCCAGTTCGCTGTTCTCGATGTCGCGCAGACCGGATCCGACGCGGGTCACTTCGCCGTGACCACGGTGTACAACCGCCCGGCCGGCCTCGGTGACTTCAACAACGAGGGTTTCGTGACCGCGCCCCAGGCACTGTGCGTGAATGGCGTCAAGCCCGTCATCTGGGCCGACGACGATCAAGACGACGGCTACTCGTTGCGCGAGGGCACCATCGACTGCGTCGTCGCCGTCGTGACCGATCCGACGGATCCGACCACCACGCCGACGGCTCCTGCTGGTGCAGGCTCGACCGGATCGGGCTCGACCGGTGCGGCAACCGGCACGACCGGGGCCGCGCACTTGGCGAACACGGGCGCGCAGCCGGTGGTTCCGGCAGCGGTAGCACTGTTCGTGCTGCTGGCCGGCGCGGGTGCGCTGATCGTGCGGCGGCGGCGCGCTCGGGCCTGACGCCCGGGGCCTGCGCCGAAGCCGGCCGCCGCGGATAACTGAGGACATAGGGCCCGCCATCTCTATCTGTGGCGCGGTGGCGAGTATCTCCTCAATTATCCGCGGCCCTGCCGGCAGTTCAGTCGATGAGGCCGAGTTCTGCGAGGCGGCGCAGCGTCTCGACGCCGGCCGGCGGGCAGCGGAACGCATCGGCCGACGTGACCCAGTGCACGGCGTCGACCTCGGCAGAGGGCGTGGGGTCGTCGGGCGTGGTCGCTTCGAACAACGTCATCTCGACCATCCGCCCCTCCGGTTCGCCGTGGGCCTGCACGCGCACGGTGAACAGGCTCCGGATGCTCTGCTCATCAAGCACGACGGCGACCTCTTCGCGGCTTTCGCGCACCACTGCCTCGACCGGGGTCTCTCCCGTGTCGATCTTGCCGCCGGGAAGGAACAGCACGTCGCGCCCACGGGCCGTCACCATGAGCATCCGCCGCTCGCGGATGAGCACGAGGGCGGCGACGCGGATGGGCGGCAGTGCTGCGGCGCCGCCGGACGCGGGCGTGGTCATGCGCGCTGCGCTCGGCGGGCAGTCCATTCGTTGCGCAGAATCGCGAAGATGGCGGTGTCGGCGAAAGCGCCCTTGGTGAAGATGTCTTCGCGAAAGTGCGCCTCCTGGCGCATTCCGAGGCGTTTGGCCAGCGCGGCGGAGGCATCGTTGCGGGGGTCGAGGTCGGCGGTGACCCGGTGGGCGTCGAGTTCGGTGAAGGCGAAGTCGAGCATCCGTTCGGCGGCTTCGGTGGCGTAACCCCTGTGCTGAAAGTCGGGGTGGAAGGCCCAGCCGAGCTCGGCCTGTTTGTTCGCGACGCTGCGCAGAAACACGGTGAGGTCGCCGATGACGCGGCCGGGGGTAGTCTCGCCGGGGCCGGAGTTGGTGGCGCCGGCGGCGGTAGCGGTAGTGACGCTGCTGGTGGTGGCGCCGGCGGGGCCTCCCGCGATGCCCGTGTCGTCGGCGCGCAGGCTCGGTTCGCCGGGAAGAACCACGGCCAGCACGAGAATGTCGTTGTCGTGCTCGAGGCTCGTCATCGGCAGCCGGCGGGCCAGATGCTCGCGCGACTGTTCGCGGGTGCGCAGCTCCCAGAGCATGAACTCCACGACCTCGGGGAGGCTCTGATACGCGTACACGTCGTCGAGATCGGTCTCCGTGAAGGGCCGCAACACCAGCCGCTCGGTGTGAATCGGTTCGGTGACGGTGACCTTCGGCATGCTCTCAGTCTACGAAAACGTCGAGGCGCGGTACTTCGGCGCACGCGCGGTAGTTCGAAAGGGTGCGGTTGCGCCGAACGTGCGCGCATTCGAGGGCGCCCGGGCCGGGCCGATCGGCTAGGCGGTGGCTGAGTCGGCGCCCGGGTGCGCCGCGCGCTCGGCGGCGCCGAGCTGAGCCACGGGCGCGACCGGCGCCTCGGGGGTGACACCGAAGAGCGCGGTGAGTGCGGCGGTGAACGACTCGCCCTCGCCGGCACGCGCGAGTTCACGCGCGCGAACCGAAGGGGTGTGCAGCAGCACCCCGACGAGGTGCCGCAGCGCGGCCTCGGTCTCGGGGGTGTGGTCACCGCGATCGTGGGCGCGGGTGATCTCGGCGTCGAGCACGTCGAAGAAGTGCGAGCGCAGTGCGACGACGGAGGGCGTAACCGCGGCCTCCGTTCGGGCGGCGGTGAACTCGGCGGCGGCCTCGTCGACCATGGCCCGGGCGCTCTCGGTCGACGCGAATTCGTCGATGGGGGCGTGCAGGCTGATCGTCTCGAGGTCGAGCAGCTCGACGCCGGGCAGGTGCGCGACCGCGGCGTCGACGTTGCGGGGCATACCGAGGTCGATCACGAGGCGGCGCTGCAGGGCATCCGCTGCCCGGCCGGCGGCGACGAAGTGCGAGCTCGTCAGCACGACGGTGGGCGATTGGCTGGCGGTGACGATGATGTCGCTGTTCGCGATGGTCGAGACGAGTTCGTCGTCGAAGACCTGGGCGATGTCGTGGCGGGCGGCGAACGGCGCGATGCGGGCCGTGGGCGAGTAGACGGTCACGTCGGTGACGCCGCGCTCCTGCAGGGCGAGCAGGCTGACCCGTGCGTACTTTCCGGTGCCGACGAGAAGCACCCGGGCCTGCGCCCAATCGGTGACGCGACTTTCGGCCAGCTCGAGGGCGAGGCGAACGAGTGAACGGCCCGCTGCGCCGACACCCGTCTTCGTCTTGACGTCGCGCGAGGTGTGGGATGCCCGCTGAAAGAGCCGCTCGAGCGCCGACGATGTGGTGCCTTCGACGCGTGCGGTCTGCAGTGCGCGGCGTACCTGGCCGGCGATCTCGTCCTCGCCGACGACGACGGATTCGAGCCCGCTCGACACCGAGAACAGGTGCTCGGCGACGGCATCGCCCGACAACACAGTGACGGCGACGTCGACATCGGCCGGGTCGACATCGGAGGCGGCGCTCACGGCGTCGATGACCTCGCGGGCGGCAACCGCGCAGCCGGCGGTCAGCGGTTCGTCGACATCGAGGTAGGCCTCGAAGCGGTTACAGGTGGCCAGCAGCACGGCACCCTGGATGAAATCGCTGTTCTCAACAAGAGAAGGAGCGACAGACGGTGCGCCGATAGAGAGCTTCTCGAGAAGAGTGAAGCTCGCGTTGCGATGGCTCGCAGTCAGGCAGATCAGCACCAACTCATACTAATAGCGTTTGCGTGTTTATTTGACGTGATGTAGAACCACTCAGATTCGTGCGTGCAGAAAACTTTGACACACTGTATGGCGTGACTTCAGACACAGCACTCGCCCGCGACATCTCAGCGCTTCCCGAAGCGCATCCGTTGCAGAGCGGCCGAACATCCGCGAGCCCGCTCATCACCACCTACCAGGGGGTGCGCGGCGACGTGACCCCGGTGTGGTTCATGCGGCAGGCTGGGCGCTCGCTGCCCGAGTACCGCGAGTTGCGGGTGGGCACCGAGATGCTCGATGCCTGCCTGAATCCTGAGCTGGCCAGCGAGATCACGTTGCAGCCGGTGCGCCGGCACGGGGTAGATGCGGCCGTCTTCTTCAGCGACATCGTGGTGCCGATGAAGCTCGCCGGGGTCGATGTGAGCATCGTTCCGGGGCGCGGGCCGGTGCTCGGGCATCCGGTGCGAACGGCGGCGGATGTTCGTGCGCTGCCTCCTCTCGACGAAGCCGCCCTGGCGCCGATCTCCGAGGCGGTCGCGTTGACCGTCGCTGCCCTGGGTGACACGCCCCTCGTCGGTTTCGCGGGAGCCCCGTTCACCCTGGCTGCGTATCTCGTCGAGGGTGGTCCGTCGAAGGATCACCTCGCCGCCCGCACCCTCATGCACGCCGACCCCGCGGCCTGGGCGGAGCTCATGGAGTGGACCGCGACCATTACGGGCGCATTCTTGCGGGCGCAGATTCTCGCGGGTGCCAGCGCCGCGCAGCTGTTCGACTCGTGGGCGGGGGCGCTGTCGCTGGCGGATTACACGTCGAAGGTGGCGCCGGCATCTGCCGCTGCGCTGTCGAGTGTGCACGGGCTGACGTATACGGCGTCGGGATTCGGCGCGACGGGTTCTGCCGGCACGAGTGATCCGGCCGCGCGGGCTTCGGCACGCGCATCCGGAACCGCGGGCGGCCCCGGCGCGGGTGGCTCCGGCGCGAGCGGCCCCGGCGCGTCACCCGTGACTACACGTACCGTGCCCATCGTGCACTTCGGCGTCGGAACGGGCGAACTGCTGAAGGCGATGCACGAGGTCGGCGCCGACGTCGTGGGCGTCGATTACCGCATTCCGCTCGATGAGGCATCGCGCCGGCTCGGCGGCGACGTCGTGGTGCAGGGCAACATCGACCCCGCTCTGCTGGCAGCTCCGTGGCCGGTGCTCGAGGCGCACGTTCGCGACGTGCTCGAGCGCGGAAAAGCGGCCCCGGCGCACGTGCTGAACCTCGGCCACGGTGTTCCTCCCGAGACCGACCCCGCTGTGCTCACCCGCCTTGTCGAGTTCGTACACTCCTCTCCCCTCACCTGACTCATGCCCGCTCGCACCCCTCGCTCTTTCGTTCGCGCGTCGAATTTGGCTGTAATGGCGGGCGCTTTCCGTACATTTTCGACGCGCGAAGCGGGTTCGGGAGCCGGCCCGGGAGCAGGTCCCGGAGCAGGAGCAGGAGCAGGAGCACGAGCGTGAGCGTGGGTGGCACTGTGCGCAAGAGCGTGGTGGTGGTCGGCGCGGGAGTCGGCGGGCTGGTGGCAGCGCGGGAGCTGGCGCGCAGCGGGTTCGCCGTGACGGTCATCGACGGGGCGGCGACCGCGGGAGGGTGCGTGGCGACACATTCCGTTGCGGGCATACGTCTCGATAGTGGAGCCGAGAGCTTCGCGACACGGGGCGGCACAGTGGCCGACTACCTCGCCGAACTGGGGCTCGGCG
Coding sequences:
- a CDS encoding NUDIX hydrolase; amino-acid sequence: MTTPASGGAAALPPIRVAALVLIRERRMLMVTARGRDVLFLPGGKIDTGETPVEAVVRESREEVAVVLDEQSIRSLFTVRVQAHGEPEGRMVEMTLFEATTPDDPTPSAEVDAVHWVTSADAFRCPPAGVETLRRLAELGLID
- a CDS encoding glutamyl-tRNA reductase produces the protein MLICLTASHRNASFTLLEKLSIGAPSVAPSLVENSDFIQGAVLLATCNRFEAYLDVDEPLTAGCAVAAREVIDAVSAASDVDPADVDVAVTVLSGDAVAEHLFSVSSGLESVVVGEDEIAGQVRRALQTARVEGTTSSALERLFQRASHTSRDVKTKTGVGAAGRSLVRLALELAESRVTDWAQARVLLVGTGKYARVSLLALQERGVTDVTVYSPTARIAPFAARHDIAQVFDDELVSTIANSDIIVTASQSPTVVLTSSHFVAAGRAADALQRRLVIDLGMPRNVDAAVAHLPGVELLDLETISLHAPIDEFASTESARAMVDEAAAEFTAARTEAAVTPSVVALRSHFFDVLDAEITRAHDRGDHTPETEAALRHLVGVLLHTPSVRARELARAGEGESFTAALTALFGVTPEAPVAPVAQLGAAERAAHPGADSATA
- a CDS encoding GNAT family N-acetyltransferase, which produces MPKVTVTEPIHTERLVLRPFTETDLDDVYAYQSLPEVVEFMLWELRTREQSREHLARRLPMTSLEHDNDILVLAVVLPGEPSLRADDTGIAGGPAGATTSSVTTATAAGATNSGPGETTPGRVIGDLTVFLRSVANKQAELGWAFHPDFQHRGYATEAAERMLDFAFTELDAHRVTADLDPRNDASAALAKRLGMRQEAHFREDIFTKGAFADTAIFAILRNEWTARRAQRA
- a CDS encoding uroporphyrinogen decarboxylase, giving the protein MTSDTALARDISALPEAHPLQSGRTSASPLITTYQGVRGDVTPVWFMRQAGRSLPEYRELRVGTEMLDACLNPELASEITLQPVRRHGVDAAVFFSDIVVPMKLAGVDVSIVPGRGPVLGHPVRTAADVRALPPLDEAALAPISEAVALTVAALGDTPLVGFAGAPFTLAAYLVEGGPSKDHLAARTLMHADPAAWAELMEWTATITGAFLRAQILAGASAAQLFDSWAGALSLADYTSKVAPASAAALSSVHGLTYTASGFGATGSAGTSDPAARASARASGTAGGPGAGGSGASGPGASPVTTRTVPIVHFGVGTGELLKAMHEVGADVVGVDYRIPLDEASRRLGGDVVVQGNIDPALLAAPWPVLEAHVRDVLERGKAAPAHVLNLGHGVPPETDPAVLTRLVEFVHSSPLT